A single region of the Aulosira sp. FACHB-615 genome encodes:
- a CDS encoding lysozyme, whose amino-acid sequence MPIPVPGIELIKEFEGCHLVAYPDPLSGGKPITIGWGCTKKLDGGEWKLGDRITQEQADQLLIHQLENDYLPKLQKIPHWDEMNDNQRGALLSFGYNLGASFYGGSNFQTITKALKNKEWDKLKTVIPMYCNPGSKVEKGLRRRREAEVNYLH is encoded by the coding sequence ATGCCTATACCTGTTCCCGGAATTGAGCTAATCAAAGAGTTTGAAGGCTGTCATCTCGTCGCTTACCCTGATCCACTCTCAGGAGGCAAGCCCATTACTATTGGTTGGGGATGCACCAAAAAACTGGATGGCGGTGAATGGAAATTGGGCGATCGCATCACTCAAGAACAAGCCGATCAACTACTCATTCACCAACTAGAAAACGACTATTTACCCAAACTGCAAAAAATCCCGCACTGGGACGAAATGAACGACAACCAACGCGGCGCGTTACTTAGCTTTGGCTACAATTTGGGGGCGAGTTTCTACGGCGGCAGTAATTTTCAAACCATCACCAAGGCGCTAAAAAATAAGGAATGGGATAAACTGAAAACGGTTATCCCTATGTACTGCAATCCCGGCAGTAAAGTAGAGAAGGGATTGCGACGACGTAGGGAGGCGGAAGTGAACTACCTACACTGA